ACGGCGCAGGCTCGTCCTCGCTGCCCGTCATAAGTCTGCGCGATGACGAGTCATCGTCCCACACCCAACGCATCTCCCCCGCGCCACCCTGAGCAATGGACTGGAGATTCCGCGACCCCGGCCCCCGGCTCCGCTCCAGATACTGCCCCTGAATCCGCCGTTGGCCCGCCTCACTGCGCAACACGGGAAGCGGGACAGCCGCTGGAAAGCGCTGGTCCTCGTTCAGCCATTGCAGGCCAACTTGGAGACCGTAAAAGAGCGCTTCCCGCTGGATGCCATAGGTGTCGGACAACATGCGCGCGATTTCCGCGTAAACGGCATCGATCGCGTCGTAGGCGTCGACTTCAAACACACGCGCGTAGTCCGGCGCGATGCCAAGCCCCTCGACCGTAATGCGGTAGCGCTGTCCCGGGTTCTTGACGTAGTTCGGGGGGGCAACCACAAGGACTTCGGAGCGCACGCGCGCCAGGTTCTCTTCCGCCTGGAACCGAATCACGGACTCTTCCTCGCCGGTGTCCGGATCGTAGAAGAGATGGGGCCCGCCAGGAGCGCGCTCATTCTTGCGCAGCTTGAAGGTGACGATGCCGTCTTCTTCTTCCACGATGAACATGTGCTTTTCATCGAGGAAATCGCCGTGATTCCGGACCAGGGAACGCAGGGTCTGTTCCTGGAACGGCGTACCCATACCCTCCGCATCGGGCAAGCCCAACTGAGGGCTTTGCGCGAGAACAGACGAGGCCAGCGACACAAGGCCGGCGATAAACACCGCCCCACATCGTGAAAAAGGCTTAAGCTGTGCATGCTTAGCCAACATATAATATTCGCCATCCCCGGAAACCGCAGAATTGACTGAGGTGCGTACCCCCAATTCTCTTCCGGTTTTCTTCATCATAGCCGATCCGGCCTGTGGGCGCAACCATGAAAACCGCACCCTGCCGCTTCACATATGTGCGCTACAAGCACTTAACTTCTCCGCCTCCACTATCTGCTGCCAATCCCATAGCACCCCTTTCCGGTCCGTTCCGCCGTCAAGACCCGATAAACTCTTGACAGCGGGTAAAGGATAGCATTCTCGACTACTGAAATCAACTTTAGCGAACGACACCGCCTGGCACTCCGCGCGACCGCAACCAGGCAATCGTTTCCTCCAATCCTTGTTCCAGAGACACCTTGGGCCGCCAGGAAAGGCGCTGGTGCGCTTTCCCGCAATCCACGCGAACCCAATAAATCTCACTTTTCTCCGGGCGCAGCCGCGCCGTATCATGTACAATCCGGTATTGCACTTGCATCAGACGGCCGATCAGGGCGGCCAAGTCCGCCATGCTGATAGACTGCTCCGACCCAAAATGAATCACTTCCCCTACCACGCCTTCGGCGCTCGCCATGCCGAGAAAGGCTTCGATGACATCTGTAACATACAGGAAAGGACGGATGGGCCTGAGGTCGCCAAGGCGCAGTTCGGACCCGCACATAAGTTGCTCGATGATGGTGGGCATGATCAGGTATCGCCCCATGCGCGGGCCAAAAATATTAAAAAGACGAATGATGGCGACGGGCAGGTCGTACGAGAGATGGTACGCTTGGGCCACCATATCCCCTGCGAGCTTGCCGGCCGTGTATGGGTTGCATGCCCTTAACGGGTGCTCTTCGGTGATTGGCCTGTCATCCAAGGCATTACCATAGACTCCCGCGGTCGAAGTGTGCACCAGCCTTCGGACACCAGCCACGCGGCACGCCTCACAGACATGCAAGGTGCCCAGCGCATTAACCGCGACCGTCTCCCCGGGATGCTGGTAGGAATAGGCAACGCTGGTGACAGCGCCGAGGTGAAAAACCGTATCGGCGCCCTCAATGAGGCGGCACACGGTGGACGCATCGCGCAGGTCGCCGCCCGTCCACTCCAGGCGCTCCCGCAGTTCTTGGGGGATATCCGCGAGATACCCCGGGCGCAGTTGCGGGTCGCCGTGCGCCATGGCGCGGATATGGGCCCCAAGGCGCAGGAGCCGTTCGGTAAGGTGGCTGCCGATGAATCCTCCGGCGCCCGTCACGGCCACCCGCCTGCCTGTCCAGTCCATGACCCCTCCTCACCGCACAGGAACCGTCGTTCTCCAACGCCGGTTCTCCTGCGGCGGCATCATCCTCCGGTTCGGAAGTCATTCTTTCACAATTCCCGTGGGCGCGCAAACCGCGGGCGGCACGGGCGCGAAGGACGCTAGCATGCCGGAAAGGGCGCGTTGTGCGCGGGAAATGGGCGTGATAGGATGAACCCAGTCACAAAGACGTGCTGTCACGCAGGAGGGTCGTTATATGCGTAAGTATGGAATATGCGGCGTTGCGGCGGTGCTCATGCTCGGCATGGCCGCGTGTGCAAGCCGGGGCGTCGAGCAGGCGCGTGAACTGTTGTCCACTTCCGCGTCGACGGCATGGTCCCTGCGCGCGGCTTCGAGCGAACCGGTTATCGATATGTCGCCCGCGCAGAAGACGCTGCGGCTCGCGGGCAGCGCCGGCACGGTCCTGGGCACAGGCGTGTCGGCCGTTGTCAACGACAAGCTTCGCCGCCAATTGCGGGACGCGCTGCAAGGCTATGACGCGGGGCTGGTTTTCGAGGAACGTCTGGTCTCGCGTCTCACCGACGCGCTGGGGCCCAACCGCGTCGCCCCCATGGGTTCGACCGCGGGCTTTCAGAGCCGCCAAGCAGCACAGGAGGCGCGGTGCCTGCAGCTCGCGGACGCCGGCCACACCGCGCTTCTGGACGTGAAGATGACGTTCGGGCTGTTCGGGCCTGCGGGAACGCTCGTCGCAGAGCTGGACGGCTCCCTCTATACGCTGCCCGAAGGCCACCTTCGCTGGTCCAGCACGATCACGGTCACGCCGGAACCCGTCCTTGCCGAAAGCCGGCTGGGAAACCCCAAGGGCGGGCTGCTGCCCGTCCTCGGCCAGAATCTGGTCTCCGTCGAGGACAATGCCCTTTCCCAGTGGACCGAGGACGGCGGGGTGCGCTACCGGCTCGCGCATGAGGCCGCCGTTGACGCCGCCGTTTCGGCGCTGCTTTGCGAACTGGGCTACGCCGAAGAGGCCATGGGCGAATATCAGTTAGGCATTCAAGCATTACACAAAGAAGCCTTTGATGAAGCCTCGGCCCATTTCCGGAGAGCGCTCCAATTGGACGCCGCCCTCGTGGATGCGCGCAATGCCGTATCGGTCACGGAAGCGCACGCGGGCCATCTCGACAACGCGATCGCGCTGGCGCGCGAAATCACTGAAACGGATCCCCACTATGGCCCGGCGCAGCACAACCTCGCCTGGTGGTACGCAATGGAGAAGGGCGACATCGCGGCGGCGCGGCCCTATTACGAAACGTCGCTGTCGCTGGGCATGCCCATCTCGGAGAAACTCGAGAAGACCCTCGGGGGAAAGTAGGAACCGTGTGCCGGGGAGCGCGGCCAGAATGCCTGTCTCTGCGGGCGCGCACGTAAGCGCATGCGCCCGATGGACAGATCACCTGGATACCCGTGCGCGCGCCGCGCCATCTTCCTTGCCGCCGCGGTCTGCGTTATCCTGATGACGTGGCATTCGCTCACGCGCACGCTCTATTTCTCGCCAGATTCGTTTGTCTACATGGATACGGCGCTGTCCTTGGCCGGGGGCCACGGTTTCTCCCGCGGCGTGCAGCAATGGCATGAACTGAAAACCGATGGCGGAGANNNNNNNNNNNNNNNNNNNNNNNNNNNNNNNNNNNNNNNNNNNNNNNNNNNNNNNNNNNNNNNNNNNNNNNNNNNNNNNNNNNNNNNNNNNNNNNNNNNNATGATGTATATGCCGCAACGTTTCAGAGCTATTTGCCCGCGGCGTGGTTGTCGCCGGACACGCAGGCGCGCCTGCTGTTGGCGTCGCTCGTGGCGCTGGCGGGCGCTATAGTGCTGCGCAGGCGCGCGCGCGCGGTATTCGACGCGGCCTGGAACTGCATGCGTTGGATCTTGCCCGCATGGGCGCTGCTCTATCTGACCTTTCTCGTGGTCTACCGCACCTTGTACCTCTTCG
This sequence is a window from Candidatus Hydrogenedentota bacterium. Protein-coding genes within it:
- a CDS encoding GDP-mannose 4,6-dehydratase, which encodes MDWTGRRVAVTGAGGFIGSHLTERLLRLGAHIRAMAHGDPQLRPGYLADIPQELRERLEWTGGDLRDASTVCRLIEGADTVFHLGAVTSVAYSYQHPGETVAVNALGTLHVCEACRVAGVRRLVHTSTAGVYGNALDDRPITEEHPLRACNPYTAGKLAGDMVAQAYHLSYDLPVAIIRLFNIFGPRMGRYLIMPTIIEQLMCGSELRLGDLRPIRPFLYVTDVIEAFLGMASAEGVVGEVIHFGSEQSISMADLAALIGRLMQVQYRIVHDTARLRPEKSEIYWVRVDCGKAHQRLSWRPKVSLEQGLEETIAWLRSRGVPGGVVR